From Ipomoea triloba cultivar NCNSP0323 chromosome 5, ASM357664v1, the proteins below share one genomic window:
- the LOC116019053 gene encoding ribosomal RNA processing protein 36 homolog gives MKKAMEPEVVATSSKIKFEDSDEYESSSEDVEEEIERELAEVTFEELQKARSDGSEVLYRKPTAETKGGRSNKNRPMEISSKKPVSRFREVVQVPKRVVRDPRFETLCGKLDEEGFKKRYNFLYQKDLPAEKEDLKKQMTRTNDPQVINELKNRIAWIDKQLKSASTRNTEKVILSEHKKKQREAAKQGKQPYYLKKSEIRQRKIIEKYKELKGSGKLEAFIEKKRRKNASKDHRYLPYRRSEE, from the exons ATGAAGAAAGCAATGGAGCCGGAGGTTGTTGCGACTTCAagcaaaattaaatttgaggaCAGTGATGAGTATGAATCTTCCTCAGAAGAT GTAGAggaagagatagagagagagctTGCAGAAGTTACATTTGAGGAGCTGCAGAAGGCCCGCTCAGATGGGTCAGAGGTACTATATAGGAAGCCTACAGCAGAGACCAAGGGTGGCCGATCTAACAAAAACAG GCCAATGGAGATAAGTAGTAAGAAGCCAGTTAGCAGATTTAGAGAAGTTGTTCAAGTGCCAAAAAGG GTTGTACGTGACCCTCGATTTGAGACATTGTGTGGCAAGCTTGATGAGGAAGG ATTCAAGAAGagatataattttctttatcaaaAAGATCTTCCAGCTGAAAAAGAG GATCTAAAGAAACAGATGACAAGAACAAATGACCCACAGGTCATCAATGAGCTAAAGAATCGCATTGCTTGGATT GATAAGCAGTTGAAATCTGCTTCTACAAGGAATACAGAGAAAGTGATTCTATCTGAGCACAAGAAAAAACAGAGAGAGGCTGCAAAACAAGGGAAACAACCTTATTATCTTAAAAAAT CTGAAATACGGCAGCGTAAAATTATTGAGAAATACAAGGAACTCAAG GGGTCTGGAAAGCTCGAGGCATTTATCGAGAAAAAGAGACGGAAAAATGCTTCCAAGGATCACAGGTACTTGCCATACCGCCGTTCTGAAGAATAA
- the LOC116019998 gene encoding sucrose transport protein-like has protein sequence MEKGSVNTKTDNKKASSMEVVQKAAAPASASASASRLWKIVMVAAIAAGVQFGWALQLSLLTPYIQLLGIQHKFASFIWLCGPISGMVVQPLVGYYSDNCTSRFGRRRPFIAAGASLVTIAVILIGFAADIGHASGDSLGKGSKPRAIAVFVAGFWILDVANNMLQGPCRALLADLSGGRAKRMRTANALFSFFMAVGNVLGYAAGSYSRLYKIFPFTKTKACDVYCANLKSCFFISVTLLLSITTLALTTVRESELGKEVDDDEDDEKAEETEKPAKVPFFGEIAGAFKDLPRPMWMLLLVTFFNWLAWFPFLLYDTDWMAKEVYGGEVGDGGLYDRGVHAGALGLLLNSVVLGFMSLGVELLARRLGGVNKLWAGANFILAICLGMTVLVTKLARKSERHDLHGNSLGPTGGAKAGALLIFSVLGIPQAVTFSIPFALASIFSSNAGAGQGLSLGVLNLAIVVPQMLVSVVVGPWDALFGGGNLPGFVAAAVAAAISGVFAITLLPSPPPDAKATVPAGGFH, from the exons ATGGAGAAAGGCTCCGTGAACACGAAAACGGATAACAAAAAAGCCTCCTCCATGGAGGTGGTCCAGAAAGCGGCGGCTCCGGCGTCGGCGTCGGCGTCGGCGTCGCGGCTGTGGAAGATCGTAATGGTGGCGGCGATCGCGGCGGGGGTCCAGTTCGGGTGGGCCCTACAGCTGTCCCTACTCACCCCCTACATCCAGCTGCTGGGGATCCAGCACAAGTTCGCCTCCTTCATCTGGCTCTGTGGGCCCATCTCCGGCATGGTCGTCCAGCCCCTCGTCGGTTACTACAGCGACAACTGCACCTCCCGCTTCGGCCGCCGCCGCCCCTTCATCGCCGCCGGCGCCTCCCTCGTCACCATTGCCGTTATCCTCATCGGCTTCGCCGCCGACATCGGCCATGCCTCCGGCGACTCCCTCGGCAAAGGCTCTAAGCCCCGTGCCATTGCCGTTTTCGTCGCCGGCTTCTGGATTCTCGACGTCGCAAATAACATGCTACAG GGCCCATGTAGAGCGCTGTTGGCGGATCTGTCCGGTGGGAGGGCGAAGAGAATGAGAACGGCGAACGCTTTATTCTCGTTTTTCATGGCGGTCGGGAATGTGCTGGGCTACGCCGCCGGCTCATACTCTCGACTCTATAAGATCTTCCCCTTTACTAAGACCAAAGCCTGCGACGTCTACTGCGccaatctgaagagctgtttcTTCATCTCCGTCACGCTGTTGCTCTCCATAACCACCTTGGCCTTGACGACGGTGCGGGAGAGCGAGCTGGGGAAAGAGGTAGACGACGACGAAGACGACGAGAAGGCGGAGGAGACGGAGAAGCCGGCGAAGGTGCCGTTCTTCGGCGAGATCGCGGGGGCCTTCAAGGACCTGCCGAGGCCAATGTGGATGCTCCTCCTCGTCACGTTCTTCAACTGGCTCGCCTGGTTCCCCTTCCTGCTCTACGACACCGACTGGATGGCCAAGGAGGTCTACGGCGGCGAGGTCGGCGACGGCGGCCTCTACGACCGCGGAGTCCACGCCGGCGCGCTGGGGCTCCTGCTCAACTCCGTCGTCCTCGGCTTCATGTCGCTCGGCGTCGAGCTCCTGGCTCGGCGCCTCGGCGGCGTTAACAAGCTCTGGGCCGGCGCCAACTTCATCCTCGCGATTTGTTTGGGCATGACGGTTTTGGTCACCAAATTGGCGAGGAAATCGGAGAGGCATGACCTCCACGGCAACTCCCTCGGCCCCACCGGCGGCGCCAAAGCCGGAGCTTTGCTCATCTTTTCCGTTCTCGGAATTCCTCAAGCA GTGACTTTCAGTATCCCATTCGCTTTGGCATCAATTTTCTCAAGTAATGCAGGTGCAGGACAAG GTCTCTCACTTGGAGTCCTAAATCTTGCAATTGTCGTTCCTCAG ATGTTGGTGTCAGTGGTGGTTGGACCCTGGGACGCACTGTTTGGCGGCGGCAATTTGCCGGGATTCGTGGCGGCGGCGGTTGCGGCGGCGATAAGCGGAGTATTTGCCATCACACTGCTTCCATCTCCTCCTCCGGATGCCAAGGCTACAGTACCTGCTGGTGGTTTTCATTAA